Below is a window of Methanocorpusculum sp. DNA.
AGCATCTTATTATCTAGAGGCGATACTCTTACAAATAAATCAGTTAAATATCCATATACTTCATATAAACGCTCCATATACACGTTATAGTTCTCTATATCATCTTCATAAGATAGCCCGTATAATTCACATTCTGTCATTTTACTAATTGCCTCCCAAAATAATGTAATATTTTGCTCATTAATTTCCACGAATTCTGCTTCTAAGAATATTAATTCCATTGACCGAATAGATGGTCTTATCATCCGCATTTTAGGATCATCATGATCTAATTCTAGATAAGAATTCAATTCATCAAGAAGATTTTTTTGTTCCTTTTGAAAATGTAGATGACCACTGGAATAAACATAATAGAGAACAATGAATCTGATATCTGTCGAGAAATCCGATTGATGATTAGTTGCTTTTTCAAGAATGGAAATAATAATCTCTATCCTATCTTCAATTGATTTTTTTACATTGACAAATGTCTCCGCAAATATCGGTTGAATGCTATATGTATAGATTAGTGTAAGTGGTGAAAGCGTATCCTTAGAAACCACCTTCAATAATTCCTGATAAAATAAAATTTGTTGTTCATTACTTAATGAAAAAATATCTGAAAGACGAGGGAGACTAAGATCAGGAGCAACTTCGTGCAATTTTTTAACAATTACTCCAAGACGTTGTAACCCCTCTTTTCGTTCATACTTATGCAGAATCAATGCAATCCAAAAATATTCTGGTAATCTGCCATAACTCCAAGATTTTGTGTCTCCAAGTTCGGTTACAAGTTCATTTAAGGGAGCAGTAAATTTTCCTTTATGAAATTTATGTTGAGATAATTGTATATGGTCCATAGTTTATCACACATCTATACATGTTCTCCATTTGAATCTCCATTCAATATCCCATGAAAATAAAGTAGCCAATCTGAGATGATTACCACATCAGATATTTGTTTATTTTTGATATCAAACATATAATTCAGGAACAATTAAGAGAATATGGGAACCTGAAACATATAAACCCCCAACCGCGCGGTGCGATAATGCCTTGGGGATGTACAAAAAAGGCGTTCTCACTCAATGAAGACGGCTCAAAAAATGAACAAATCCAAGTCAAATACTGATGCGTTCTTCACCTGTGTACACTACAGATTCAAAAAAAAAATTATTTTCTCAGTTGCAGAATCAGCTTCGCAACATTATCGCCGAACTTCTCCAGCGTGGCCATACCTTCCTTATCGTTTGCGACATCTCCCGGTGCATGACCAAACGCGATGTTCCAGTAGGAAGAACCGCAGACGATCATATCTGAGATGAAAAAGGACATCAGCATCTCCTGCAGGGTCGAGGTCAGACCGCCGCGGCGTGCAACGACAACCGGACCGCCGACTTTCCCTGAAAGCCAGTTCCCATTCACCCGGGCGACCATCGAAACACGCTGGATAAGATTCATCACGTCCCCGCGTGCCGTTCCGAAATAGACCGGAGCGCCGATAATAAAACCGTCTGCCGCCTTGATATCATCAAGCATATCATTCAGCCCGTCCTTGAGACAGCATTTTCCGTTTTTGCCGCATTCGCCGCAGGCAATACATCCCTGGATCGGGTTCCCGCGAAGAGAGATGATCTTTGCCGAGAGACCCCTCTTTTCGATCGCATCTTTGCATACATTCAGTGCATGCTCGGTGTTTCCTTTCGCCCGCGGGCTTCCGGAAATCAAAATAACATCTGCCATACCTAATACTTGTACGGTAGAAGTAAAAAAAGATGAATGTTAGTTCGTAACAACACGAGTGTTTTTGCCCATCAGCTTCCCGCACTGGATCTTACCCATCACGAGTATATTGACACCGCGGACCTCGGCAGATACGATGCCCGGACGAAGCAGAACATTCCCGTCCGACCGGATCACCCGGACTTTTGCATTATCGCAAACCGTAAGCTGCTCCGCACCTGAATTGAGTTCGCCTTCGATGACCGAGTCATGACAGATCACCGCACCATTGCAGGTCACGTTGCCGGCGACGTGGGACTCGGAGCATAAAAAGAGTTTCCCGGTAACGACGAGATCACGCCAGAAAAATGTACGGGGAGGTACAAGAAAATCGCCATCGATCATGACTGAGCCGCGGAAATATGATCCAGGCTCTGCCGTGTGCAGATTATCTTTTACTATTACTTTCATGCTACCCCAAGTATGCTTATTAATCCTTCAACGTCAGGGATATTAATAGGTTCTGAATTATAAGGCTCTTCACAGTAATAGTGAAAGGATTTCCATCAGCAGAAACACAAAGAGAGCGGCAAACATCCCGTATTTGAGAAAGGTCGTGCAGTTTGACGCGGCAAGATCCTGCGGATCTCGAAATCCAAGCGATCTCGCAGTCACGAGAAAGATGAACACATCCACGACGCCGATCAGGATCAAATACACAACACCCCAAGTGAGGAACGGAACAAAGCTGAAGAGTACAGCACAGAGAACAAATATTACGGCGAGGACTGCGGTTCTCCGGACCCCTATCTGCATCGGAAGGGTCCGTGCCCCGCCGATCCGGTCCCCCTCGATATCCTCGGCATCTTTCAGCAGTTCACGGGCAAGCGTCCCAAAGAACGTGATCGCAAAGAGCGGCAGCATGACCAAAAATGATCCGGGGCCGACCAGAAACCCGCCGAAGAGGAAGATGCTCCCTGAAAGATAGGCTACGCTCAGATTACCTAAGAGCGGGATGCCCTTGAACTTTGCCGCATAGATGATCAGGATCAAGACATTGACGAGAGCGATTCCGAGACACCAGAAGTTCGTGAAACAGGCGGCAAGGATCCCTGCACCAAAAAGGAACCCTGCCCAGACGACGGCTCCCTTCGGAGAAACTTTCCCTGACGGGATAGGACGGTCAGGCCTGTTCACTTTGTCGATCTCCAGATCGAAGTAATCGTTGAGTACGTTCCCTGCCCCGCAGATCACGAGAACGATGAAGAACAGCAGCACTGCAAAAAGCGGCTGCGTGCCTCCAGCGATAAAGTAGGCGATCCCTGCGGTGACTCCCGAGACGCCCGCGTTCATCGGACGGATGATTTTTCCATAACCAGCCAGACTCATGTATCAGTATGTGTGGGTGTGCCGCTTCGAAAAAGATATCCCCGTGAAGCCCGAATAATTATGAGAATCAGGGCATGTAGCCAAGCCAGGATATGGCGTCAGCCTCCTAAGCTGAATATCTAGGGTTCGAATCCCTACATGCCCGTTTACATTTTTGGGGTCAATCATGGAATGCAGGGAGATCACTGAAGGGAGTACGACATTTACCGCTCCGGTCCAGGACGAGACGACACATTTTCCTCCCGGCTCGGCCCCGGTCTTTTACAATACGAAGATGGAGTTCAACCGCGATATGACGGTACTTCTTACGAAGATCATTCAGCCGGCCGATTATCTGGACGCAATGGCGGCAACGGGCGTTCGCGGCCTTAGGATCGCAAACGAGGCAGGGATCCCGGTCACGATAAATGACCGTGACGAACAGGCGGTCAGGATAATCAAGGCGAATGCAGAGAAACTGGGCGGCAGTATTACCGTGACCTGCGATGATGCGAACCGGCTGATGTGCACAGAACGATTCGATTCGATCGATCTCGATCCGTTCGGCACCCCGGTACCTTTTCTCGATGCAGCCTCACGGGCGGCAAAACATTATCTTTTTGTCACGGCGACGGACACGGCCCCCCTCTGCGGAGCCCATTTCAAGGCAGGGTGCCGCAGATATTTTGCGACGCCGAGAAATACCGAGTATCACGCAGAAGTGGGTCTTAGGATGATGATGGGGACTATGGCCAGGGAACTTGTGAAATACGACCGCGGCATGAAGCCGATCCTGAGTTTTGCAAAGTCCCACTACTTCCGTTCACATGTCAGAGTGCTTGGAAGAGTCTCAGCCGCTGATGAAACTATGGGGCAGATCGGTTTTGTGATGCAGTGCCCAAAGTGCCTCTATCGTGCCGAACAAAAAGGCGCTCTCTACCCAAAAACGCATGTTTGCCCGTACTGCGGCGTCGAGAGCGTGCCGGTCGGCCCCTTGTGGATGGGACCTCTGCAGGAAAAGGAGATCCTTGCCGAGATGCTGACCGTCCTGCCGGATATGCAGTTTGGAACAAAACGGCAGATGGAAAAACTGCTGACGTTCCTGCTTGCAGAACCGGAAACATGCACATATTATGATTACCACATCGTTTCCCGAAACATGAAAGTCTCGCCGCCGAATATGGAAGAACTGATTGCGAGCTTAAATGAAGCAGGATACTACACGACCCGGACCCATTTCTGTGATACCGGGATAAAAACGACGGCTTCTCTTCCTCTCATCGAGGAAATGATCCGTCTCTGGAACAAAGAGAATCTTCAGATGTAGTCGCCGATGTCCATCTCAGAGGAGATGAGAGAATCGCAGTACTGACAGCGGAATCCCCGCGGGTGCACGACGAATTTACTCTGGACAGGCTCTTTTGTATTTGTGATGCAGTTTGGATTCGGGCATTTGATCACGCCGACGATCCTTTGCGGGACTTCGACGGGTTTTTTGTCCGAGACCTTGAAGTTCCGGATGATACTGATGGTCGCGTCAGGGGCGACCAGAGCGATTTTATCCACTTCGTCTTTGAGGATTTCACGATTCTCGATCTTGACCATGTCTTTTCGTCCGCCGCGTGAACTCGTGACATTTGATGCGACGATGACCGTAACGTGCGTTCCGTCACGAATCCCAAGGATCCGGAGAACGGTCAGACCCTCACCCGGGGTGATGTGGTCGATGACCGTACCGTTTTTGATCGGCGAGATAACGATCCCGTCGGAACTAGTTCGGACCATCAGTTGATCACCTCGTTCAGCATTGCCATTCTTATCGGAACACCGTTATGCGCCTGTTCAAAGTATTTGGCACAGGGGAGGTCATCGACCGCCGGATCGATCTCGTCGACGCGGGGGAGCGGGTGGAGAACGATCATACTCGGTTTGGCAAGTTCCAGGAGTTCGGGCGTGATCCGGTAGGTGGATGCGTAGTTTGCAAAAGCGACCGGGTCGGGGAAGCGTTCGCGCTGAAGACGGGTCACATACAGGACATCGAGTTCAGGAAGAGCATCCTCGATATGATCATGGACGATCAGTTCGACACCTACATCCTGGAGATCTTCTTTGATAAACTTGGGAAAATTGAGTCCGTCAGGGGCGATCGTATGGAGGCGAATGTTATTGTATTTGGAGAGGGCAAACGCAAGAGAATGGACGGTTCTTCCATATCGAAGATCGCCCTGGAGTCCGACGTCGATGTTTTCGATCGGCATGGATTCGCGGATGGTAAAAAGATCGAGTAAGGTCTGGGAGGGATGCTGACCTGCTCCATCCCCCCCGTTGATAACGGGGACTGACGCGACCTCGCCTGCAAGACGGGCGGCACCCTCTTTCGGGTGGCGCAGAACGATCGCGTCGCAGTATCCGGAAATGACGCGGATCGTGTCTGAAAGGGTCTCTCCTTTGGTGATGGAGGTGGCTTCGACCGAGCCGAGATTGAGGATCTTGCCCCCAAGACGCATCATTGCTGAAGAGAAGGACATGCGGGTCCGGGTGCTGGGTTCGAAAAAGAGAACGGCAAGAAGTTTGCCGTCAAGTTCGTGGCCGGTGTAGTTTCCACGATCAAATGCGGCAGCGGAACAGAGGAGTTTGTCAATTTCTTCACGTCCCATATCCCTTACAGATAGGATATTTTTTTGTTCGTGTGTCATGAATGGTGCCCAAGAATTTCAGTGTTCAATAGTTGAACTGCACGGAATAAATAACCCACGGAAAAATCCACTACACTTTGTGGAGCTCGGCATCGATGTCCATGTCCATGAATTTATTGGTGGTAAGTCCAAGTTCATACGGGTTGACGGTCATGGTCATGATGTCCCCTTTGATGACAAAGATGATCGATGCGGAACCGTACGTTCCAAGATACCTGCCGCTTCCAAGGTATGACCAGGTTATGGTTTTGGCAAAGGGAACATTATCATAACCGGGGGCATCCAGCGTACCGGTAACATAGGCCGTGTGATCGGCATTGAAGACGACACGGAAATCAGCCGAAGCTTTGATAATGAACAGATTGATGGTTTTTGAACCGACCCAGGTGCCGACGATCTCTTTCGTGCCTTCGGGTAACGGGGTGGGAGTTACGGTCGGAGTCGGAGTTTTGGTTGGGATCGGCGTAAGCGTGGGAGTTTTGGCGGGGGTAGGAGTCTTCGTAGGAGTTGGAGATATGGTCGGCGTGGGAGTTTTGGTTTGAGTTGGGGTGATAGTGGGGGTCGCAGTTTTGGTAGGGGTAGAGGTTTGCGTTGGGGTTGGGGTGATAGTAGGGGTCTGAGTCAGCGTGGGGGAAGCGGGATCATCGGATCCCGTGAGATCCTGCAGAAATGAAGACAGATGCGGAGCAATACGATCATAATTCATCCCTACCGCTGCACCGCCGGCAACACAGAGAAGACATAAAAATAGTATCAGAACTTTACCCATAGTTAATTCCTATTCAGGCTCAGAGACCAAAAAAGTTTGGGTGATATCTCCTTCAGACAGGAGATTCGATATAAGGGATGGGGAGGATAAACGATTTGGTTAAGACCGTGATCGGGCTATCCGATGCCCTCGGAATAAATGTAGATGGGACAATACGTATTATCAACATGTCATCATAAAGTTCAAGAGGTGCGATACTAGAGCCATACTTTGCCTGATACTCGTTCGCTTTAATATACTCCCAAGTAATATCCTTTTTTTCTTGCGTTGGAATGTCTCCCTGATAATAGATCACACTAATAGAGCCGGTTCCATCTTTCAGGAATTCCATCATAACCTCATTAGAGACAGTGCCTTCTATCGTACCGTTCCAAAGTCCGACAATTGCATCGGGGGAAGTAGCTAAACGATTCATAGTGAGCTCAAAATCGATATCAAAGTCGGCAATACCCATCTTCTTCGGGTTCATCGTAATGGTAAGCGTATCTCCGGTCAGATAGATCGCCAGTGAACTGTCACCGCTCTTTCCAACATACTGGTTGCCTGATACATACTCCCAGTTCAGGTTTGCATTCAGATTTTTGCTCATTCCACCGCCGCTGATACTTCCGGTAAGTTTTGCAGTACCATCTTCATTACACTCAAGAGTCAGATCGTAGGAAACAGGCGAACCGCTATCTACGCTCACCCAGGTACCAGCTAATTCATACGGGGCTGTATCAGTTGTCGCTGCAATACAACCTGCAGCACTCACGCAGACAAGGAGAGTCATAAGCATCCCAAAAAGAAGTTTACCATTCATATTATCTATTTTTGGAAGAGAAGGGGGTTAAAACTTTTCTCTGTGGTATTACTCAGGAACCATGCGGCAGTTAATTTGTGGTGATACGGATCCCGGTTGTTGTCGAGTTTAGTGATGACAGATACCTCCAGACCGGCATTGTCATCTTCGACGAATGGGTGCTGGTAAACATGGGTCAGCTGATTGCCGGGAATATTCATGCCGCCGTAGATCGAGATGGTAGCACCGACACCGATCTCGAAGTAAAACATGATCTCGCCTAGCTGAGAGATGAAAATAGTTTGAGTAAACTGATGCGAAAAAAAAGATTGGGTTATACTTTGCTCGTCGGGATCGAGAGCGGATTAT
It encodes the following:
- a CDS encoding DUF5677 domain-containing protein, whose product is MDHIQLSQHKFHKGKFTAPLNELVTELGDTKSWSYGRLPEYFWIALILHKYERKEGLQRLGVIVKKLHEVAPDLSLPRLSDIFSLSNEQQILFYQELLKVVSKDTLSPLTLIYTYSIQPIFAETFVNVKKSIEDRIEIIISILEKATNHQSDFSTDIRFIVLYYVYSSGHLHFQKEQKNLLDELNSYLELDHDDPKMRMIRPSIRSMELIFLEAEFVEINEQNITLFWEAISKMTECELYGLSYEDDIENYNVYMERLYEVYGYLTDLFVRVSPLDNKMLVILGIATYSYKRLKEITDYKLQNTIVGRSSVRVLIENYIMLKYLLNLETTHPDVWKEFQEYGIGQYKLIVARARSYPNIRQDSHVPYNYLELLINEFKIEEFLDMDTTYFDKISIRPKAIEVDEKELYDLYYDYDSAFEHGLWGAIRESSLLKCNNPAHRYHCVPDINDEQKLKNVLPDCVMVMNKTVKLLDELYGIPESLIKGVLDFDE
- a CDS encoding flavodoxin family protein, encoding MADVILISGSPRAKGNTEHALNVCKDAIEKRGLSAKIISLRGNPIQGCIACGECGKNGKCCLKDGLNDMLDDIKAADGFIIGAPVYFGTARGDVMNLIQRVSMVARVNGNWLSGKVGGPVVVARRGGLTSTLQEMLMSFFISDMIVCGSSYWNIAFGHAPGDVANDKEGMATLEKFGDNVAKLILQLRK
- a CDS encoding polymer-forming cytoskeletal protein codes for the protein MKVIVKDNLHTAEPGSYFRGSVMIDGDFLVPPRTFFWRDLVVTGKLFLCSESHVAGNVTCNGAVICHDSVIEGELNSGAEQLTVCDNAKVRVIRSDGNVLLRPGIVSAEVRGVNILVMGKIQCGKLMGKNTRVVTN
- a CDS encoding tRNA (guanine(10)-N(2))-dimethyltransferase, with product MECREITEGSTTFTAPVQDETTHFPPGSAPVFYNTKMEFNRDMTVLLTKIIQPADYLDAMAATGVRGLRIANEAGIPVTINDRDEQAVRIIKANAEKLGGSITVTCDDANRLMCTERFDSIDLDPFGTPVPFLDAASRAAKHYLFVTATDTAPLCGAHFKAGCRRYFATPRNTEYHAEVGLRMMMGTMARELVKYDRGMKPILSFAKSHYFRSHVRVLGRVSAADETMGQIGFVMQCPKCLYRAEQKGALYPKTHVCPYCGVESVPVGPLWMGPLQEKEILAEMLTVLPDMQFGTKRQMEKLLTFLLAEPETCTYYDYHIVSRNMKVSPPNMEELIASLNEAGYYTTRTHFCDTGIKTTASLPLIEEMIRLWNKENLQM
- the pyrB gene encoding aspartate carbamoyltransferase; its protein translation is MTHEQKNILSVRDMGREEIDKLLCSAAAFDRGNYTGHELDGKLLAVLFFEPSTRTRMSFSSAMMRLGGKILNLGSVEATSITKGETLSDTIRVISGYCDAIVLRHPKEGAARLAGEVASVPVINGGDGAGQHPSQTLLDLFTIRESMPIENIDVGLQGDLRYGRTVHSLAFALSKYNNIRLHTIAPDGLNFPKFIKEDLQDVGVELIVHDHIEDALPELDVLYVTRLQRERFPDPVAFANYASTYRITPELLELAKPSMIVLHPLPRVDEIDPAVDDLPCAKYFEQAHNGVPIRMAMLNEVIN
- a CDS encoding geranylgeranylglycerol-phosphate geranylgeranyltransferase, encoding MSLAGYGKIIRPMNAGVSGVTAGIAYFIAGGTQPLFAVLLFFIVLVICGAGNVLNDYFDLEIDKVNRPDRPIPSGKVSPKGAVVWAGFLFGAGILAACFTNFWCLGIALVNVLILIIYAAKFKGIPLLGNLSVAYLSGSIFLFGGFLVGPGSFLVMLPLFAITFFGTLARELLKDAEDIEGDRIGGARTLPMQIGVRRTAVLAVIFVLCAVLFSFVPFLTWGVVYLILIGVVDVFIFLVTARSLGFRDPQDLAASNCTTFLKYGMFAALFVFLLMEILSLLL
- the pyrI gene encoding aspartate carbamoyltransferase regulatory subunit, whose translation is MVRTSSDGIVISPIKNGTVIDHITPGEGLTVLRILGIRDGTHVTVIVASNVTSSRGGRKDMVKIENREILKDEVDKIALVAPDATISIIRNFKVSDKKPVEVPQRIVGVIKCPNPNCITNTKEPVQSKFVVHPRGFRCQYCDSLISSEMDIGDYI